In the Athene noctua chromosome 25, bAthNoc1.hap1.1, whole genome shotgun sequence genome, one interval contains:
- the LOC141970182 gene encoding feather keratin Cos1-2-like encodes MSCYDQCLPCRPCGPTPLANSCNEPCVRQCQDSTVAIQPSPVVVTLPGPILSSFPQNTVVGSSTSAAVGRILSCDGVPINSGGFDLSCITSRYCGRRCPPC; translated from the coding sequence atgtcctgctacgaccagtgcctgccatgccggccctgcggcccgaccccgctggccaacagctgcaatgagccctgtgtcaggcagtgccaggactccaccgtggccatccagccctcccccgtggtggtgaccctgcccggccccatcctcagctccttcccacagaacaccgttgtgggctcctccacctccgctgccgttggccgcatcctcagctgtgacggagtgcccatcaactctgggggcttcgacctctcctgcattaccagccgctactgtggcagaaggtgccccccctgctaa